A stretch of Flavobacterium sp. N1994 DNA encodes these proteins:
- a CDS encoding glycosidase yields the protein MKNFILFLTLIIYSSSGYSQDNKVVVVNNSEGMKLTVNGKDFMVNGMNWDYFPIGTNYSYSLWNQSDKFIQEALDEEMGLLKNMGVNTIRVYSGIPKKWIEYIYTNYGIYTMLNYTFGRYGLTIDGVWKPNTEYSDPKTREILLNEAKQMVTDYKDTKGLLLFLLGNENNYGLFWDGAETENIPIKDRKSTIRARSLYKVFNEAVVSMKAIDSNHPMAICNGDLLFLDIIVEECKDVDILGTNVYRGVSFGDLFERVKKEYGKPVLLSEFGADAFNVLTNQEDQKSQSFYLKGNWKEIYENAAGLGKAGNALGGFTFQFSDGWWKYGQTKNLDEHDNNASWSNGGYQKDYTEGENNMNEEWFGICAKGATNEKGSYQLYPRAAYYVLKNLHQINPYAAGTTIASIESNFDNAQIMDAALRARGDKAALDANKGGKIRFSRLSAEFTTFNTGGSLITTPNDAVANSTQYPNKLGFDHMESYYIGVEANPSANTSLNVEFNILGNVALNPIDEIFYENRGRPITVNSNNGDLTLQSNERVQVYRASYKWNHKLFNLDGFYRTGHYHWGYEGDFFGLYPEANYGPQIDTYNGGAPFGFEMEGKKMFSGLKLAFGPQLWWGANPAVLLKYSKRVSKFDITGIYHEDIAKQGATQSSFAIPQPKTRRFTLQVNRKFGKLGIDLGGIWAGQPLNGRDYQVERGDAGNEQVYQLQIKAKDNFGGKVKFTYVGGKFNWYGQAAAMGLVANGGADLTKTFTGWRLKDSGSGNQYNFLTGLTYNIGKFQIAPNFLWQKPLEGPIDTSVPAPGRPRNILDDPFVVRANREQVAGEILFTYDQTPGTWMYDWDNDRTEDSKFAISAGFVFRHLPTTQDAAIGILANGRTTFAFPGAAPAKDLWEMNTRLVSKLSKDFGFIANMYAGTAQANGSDARTIDRYGMDLRMIYNKVKFMSSVKINDWGPYDYHRDFNLTFPLQLMADISTEIGKPDWFVLPGTKIGLRYTWRSLDQYSPRYNPTQILDPAGNIVPDPTAIGFPNGNEWEIRTYVIINIGN from the coding sequence AAATATGGGTGTTAATACTATACGTGTTTACAGCGGAATTCCTAAGAAATGGATAGAATATATTTATACTAATTATGGTATTTACACCATGTTAAACTACACTTTCGGTAGATATGGTTTAACTATAGACGGAGTTTGGAAACCTAATACGGAGTATTCAGATCCTAAAACACGAGAAATTTTACTAAATGAAGCTAAGCAAATGGTGACTGACTATAAAGACACTAAAGGCTTACTACTGTTTTTACTCGGTAACGAAAATAACTATGGTTTATTTTGGGATGGTGCAGAAACTGAAAACATTCCAATTAAAGACAGAAAATCAACTATTCGAGCTCGTTCGTTATATAAAGTATTTAACGAAGCTGTTGTTAGTATGAAGGCTATAGATAGTAATCACCCAATGGCTATTTGTAATGGTGATTTATTATTCTTAGATATAATTGTTGAAGAATGTAAAGATGTTGATATACTTGGAACTAATGTTTATAGAGGTGTTTCTTTCGGGGACCTTTTTGAAAGAGTAAAAAAGGAATATGGGAAACCTGTCTTATTATCAGAATTTGGAGCAGATGCCTTTAACGTTCTTACCAATCAAGAAGATCAAAAATCACAGTCTTTTTATTTAAAAGGAAATTGGAAAGAAATTTATGAAAATGCTGCTGGTCTTGGTAAAGCTGGAAATGCTTTGGGAGGATTTACTTTTCAGTTTAGTGATGGATGGTGGAAATACGGACAAACTAAAAACTTAGATGAACATGATAACAATGCTTCATGGTCAAACGGGGGTTACCAAAAAGATTATACTGAAGGTGAAAACAATATGAATGAAGAATGGTTTGGTATTTGTGCAAAAGGCGCAACTAACGAAAAAGGTTCTTACCAATTATATCCTCGTGCTGCTTATTATGTTTTGAAAAATCTACATCAAATAAATCCATATGCAGCTGGAACTACTATAGCAAGTATTGAGAGCAATTTTGATAATGCTCAAATAATGGATGCTGCATTAAGAGCTAGAGGAGATAAAGCGGCCCTAGATGCTAACAAAGGTGGGAAAATTAGATTTAGCAGATTGAGCGCTGAGTTTACAACCTTTAATACAGGAGGTTCTTTAATTACAACGCCAAATGATGCTGTGGCAAATTCAACACAATATCCTAATAAGCTAGGATTTGACCACATGGAATCCTATTATATTGGAGTTGAAGCTAATCCATCGGCTAATACAAGTCTAAATGTTGAATTTAATATTTTAGGTAATGTAGCTCTAAATCCAATTGATGAAATTTTTTATGAAAATCGTGGAAGACCTATTACTGTCAATAGTAATAATGGTGATTTGACTCTACAATCTAATGAAAGAGTTCAGGTTTACAGAGCTAGTTATAAATGGAATCATAAGTTATTCAACTTAGACGGGTTTTATAGAACGGGTCATTACCACTGGGGTTATGAAGGAGACTTTTTTGGCTTATATCCTGAAGCAAATTATGGTCCGCAAATAGATACATATAATGGTGGCGCTCCTTTTGGTTTTGAAATGGAAGGTAAAAAAATGTTTAGCGGATTAAAATTAGCTTTTGGACCACAACTTTGGTGGGGAGCTAATCCTGCAGTATTATTAAAATACTCTAAAAGAGTAAGCAAGTTTGATATTACTGGTATTTATCATGAAGATATTGCTAAGCAAGGTGCTACTCAAAGTTCATTTGCCATTCCACAACCAAAAACAAGACGTTTTACATTACAAGTAAATAGAAAATTTGGAAAATTAGGAATTGATTTAGGGGGAATATGGGCAGGACAACCATTGAATGGTAGAGATTACCAAGTTGAAAGAGGTGATGCTGGTAACGAACAAGTATACCAACTTCAAATTAAAGCCAAAGATAATTTTGGTGGGAAAGTCAAATTCACTTATGTAGGTGGTAAATTTAACTGGTATGGTCAAGCTGCTGCCATGGGATTAGTTGCTAATGGTGGTGCGGATTTAACAAAAACATTTACAGGATGGCGTTTGAAAGATAGTGGAAGTGGAAATCAATATAATTTCTTAACTGGACTTACTTATAACATTGGAAAATTCCAAATTGCTCCAAACTTTTTATGGCAAAAACCACTTGAAGGTCCAATTGATACTTCAGTTCCAGCACCAGGAAGACCAAGAAACATTCTAGACGATCCATTTGTAGTTAGAGCAAATAGAGAGCAAGTGGCAGGAGAGATATTATTTACTTACGATCAAACACCAGGAACTTGGATGTATGATTGGGATAATGACAGAACTGAGGATTCTAAATTTGCTATTAGTGCTGGTTTTGTTTTCCGTCACTTACCAACTACACAGGATGCAGCAATTGGTATTTTAGCAAACGGCAGAACAACTTTTGCATTCCCAGGCGCTGCACCAGCTAAAGATTTATGGGAAATGAATACAAGATTAGTCTCAAAATTAAGTAAAGACTTTGGTTTCATTGCCAATATGTATGCAGGAACCGCTCAAGCCAATGGTAGTGATGCAAGAACTATTGATAGATATGGAATGGATTTAAGAATGATATATAACAAAGTTAAATTCATGTCATCTGTAAAAATTAACGATTGGGGACCTTATGATTATCACCGTGATTTTAATTTGACCTTCCCACTTCAATTAATGGCTGATATTTCAACCGAGATTGGGAAACCTGATTGGTTTGTATTACCTGGAACTAAAATTGGTTTACGATATACTTGGCGTTCTCTTGATCAATATTCACCAAGATACAACCCAACTCAAATTCTAGATCCAGCAGGAAATATTGTTCCAGATCCTACTGCTATAGGTTTTCCAAATGGAAATGAATGGGAAATCAGAACTTATGTAATAATTAATATAGGAAACTAA
- a CDS encoding Ig-like domain-containing protein, with amino-acid sequence MKSNFKTNFKILSFWMILIAVSGCTNDPNDFQTAAYSKNGEVFIDGFSAGLNYAAFSNTVTSAFQVDNDVTYNNSSASMRIDVPNVNDPLGSYAGGAFFTTVGRDLSDYDALTFWAKSSVAATLDVVGFGLDLGANKYPASINGVSLSTVWKKYIIPIPDASKLKIEKGMFYYSEGPENGNGYSFWIDEVKFEKLGTIAHGQSSILNGVNKVETSFNGVSRTIDGLIATFNLPNAINQNVTASPAYFDFTSSNPAVATVDQSGVVTTVGAGTAVITAKLGGQPATGSLTINSPGTFNAAPAPTENASDVISVFSNAYNNVPVDYYNGYYAPYQTTQSADFTVGTDNVLNYTNFNFVGIQFSTPTINASLMSHLHVDLYMPNAIASGSNFKINVIDWGANGVYAGGDDTNYVTTITAPTLTSQNWISLDIPFSSMPGLTSRTHLGQIIFEGTNITNFYADNIYFYNDGSVIPQVPTVAAPTPTTPAADVISIFSNAYTNVAGSDLNPNWGQTTVTTQVSIAGNNTLKYAGLNYQGLQFGTPQNVASKTFLHLDYYTANSTSLKVYLISPGPVEKSVSLTVPSPGGWKSMDIPLSSFSPVNLSNVIQMKFDGNGEIYLDNIYFRN; translated from the coding sequence ATGAAATCAAATTTTAAAACAAACTTTAAAATACTATCCTTCTGGATGATTTTAATCGCGGTCTCAGGTTGTACAAACGACCCTAATGACTTTCAAACTGCCGCTTATTCTAAAAACGGAGAAGTTTTTATAGATGGATTTAGTGCGGGTCTTAACTATGCAGCTTTTAGTAATACAGTTACTTCTGCATTTCAAGTAGATAATGATGTCACTTACAATAATTCAAGTGCATCTATGCGTATTGATGTTCCAAATGTAAATGATCCGCTTGGGTCATATGCTGGCGGTGCTTTTTTTACAACTGTTGGAAGAGATTTATCAGATTATGATGCATTAACCTTTTGGGCAAAAAGTTCGGTTGCAGCAACTTTAGATGTTGTTGGGTTTGGACTTGATTTAGGTGCCAATAAATACCCTGCATCTATCAATGGTGTGAGTTTAAGTACTGTTTGGAAAAAATATATAATTCCAATACCAGATGCCTCAAAACTAAAAATAGAAAAAGGAATGTTCTATTATTCTGAAGGACCAGAAAATGGAAATGGATATTCTTTTTGGATAGATGAAGTTAAGTTCGAAAAATTAGGAACTATAGCACATGGACAGAGCTCAATTTTAAATGGTGTTAATAAAGTGGAAACCTCTTTTAATGGAGTTAGTAGAACTATCGATGGACTTATTGCAACTTTCAATTTACCAAATGCTATTAATCAAAATGTAACTGCAAGTCCTGCTTATTTTGATTTCACTTCATCCAATCCAGCTGTAGCAACAGTTGATCAATCAGGTGTTGTAACCACAGTAGGTGCTGGAACTGCAGTAATTACAGCAAAACTTGGTGGGCAACCAGCTACTGGTTCTTTAACAATAAATTCTCCAGGAACTTTTAACGCAGCACCAGCACCAACAGAAAATGCATCTGATGTAATCTCTGTTTTTAGTAATGCCTACAACAATGTACCTGTTGATTACTATAATGGTTACTATGCGCCTTATCAAACCACACAATCTGCGGATTTTACCGTTGGAACAGATAATGTATTGAATTATACTAATTTTAATTTTGTTGGAATTCAATTTAGTACTCCTACGATAAATGCTTCTTTAATGTCACATTTACATGTTGATTTATATATGCCAAATGCGATTGCTTCAGGATCTAATTTTAAAATTAATGTTATTGATTGGGGAGCTAATGGGGTTTATGCAGGTGGTGATGATACTAATTATGTTACTACAATTACAGCTCCAACATTAACATCGCAAAACTGGATTAGTTTAGATATTCCTTTTTCAAGTATGCCTGGTTTAACCAGTAGAACTCATTTAGGACAAATTATTTTTGAAGGGACTAACATCACAAACTTCTATGCAGACAATATTTATTTCTACAATGATGGAAGTGTAATCCCTCAAGTACCAACTGTTGCTGCACCAACTCCAACAACTCCTGCTGCTGATGTAATTTCAATTTTTAGTAATGCCTATACAAATGTTGCCGGTTCAGATCTTAATCCAAATTGGGGCCAAACTACTGTAACGACACAAGTTTCAATTGCAGGTAACAATACCCTTAAATATGCGGGACTAAATTACCAAGGTTTACAGTTTGGAACGCCTCAAAATGTAGCTTCGAAAACCTTTTTGCATTTGGATTATTATACTGCAAATTCAACTAGTCTGAAAGTATATCTTATTAGCCCTGGGCCAGTTGAAAAATCGGTATCCCTTACTGTGCCATCTCCAGGAGGATGGAAAAGTATGGATATACCGCTTTCCTCATTCTCACCAGTAAATTTAAGTAATGTTATCCAAATGAAGTTTGATGGCAATGGAGAAATCTATTTAGACAATATCTATTTCCGTAATTAA
- a CDS encoding glycoside hydrolase family 16 protein, translating to MKIALIKKITFLSIITVSFCACNSDTKQSVDARNWQLTWSDEFNGAAGDLPDASKWGYDIGNSGWGNQELENYTNRPENVSMDGNGNLVITAKKENLGGSQYTSARIKTKGLFSQTYGRFEARLITPYGQGLWPAFWLLGANGDQPGFTWPKCGEIDIMELRGQSPSIINGTIHGPGYSGANAISSNYFLQNSRFDVDYHIFAVEWDATKIDFFVDGFLYNRINKSDVPGEWVYDHAFYMILNVAVGGNYLGNPNAGTPFPQKMIIDYVRVYSEPTN from the coding sequence ATGAAAATAGCATTAATAAAAAAAATAACTTTTTTATCAATAATAACAGTGTCCTTTTGTGCTTGTAACTCCGATACGAAACAAAGTGTAGATGCTCGAAATTGGCAATTAACTTGGAGTGATGAGTTTAATGGTGCTGCAGGAGATTTACCAGATGCTTCTAAATGGGGCTATGATATTGGTAATAGTGGATGGGGAAATCAAGAACTAGAAAACTATACCAATCGTCCTGAAAACGTATCGATGGATGGAAATGGAAATTTGGTAATTACTGCCAAAAAAGAAAATTTAGGAGGTTCACAATATACTTCAGCCAGAATTAAAACTAAAGGTTTGTTTTCTCAAACATACGGACGCTTTGAGGCTCGTTTGATTACTCCTTATGGTCAAGGTTTATGGCCTGCATTTTGGCTTTTAGGTGCTAATGGAGACCAACCTGGTTTTACTTGGCCTAAATGTGGTGAAATTGATATTATGGAATTAAGAGGACAGTCGCCGAGTATTATTAATGGTACTATTCATGGTCCAGGATATTCTGGAGCAAACGCCATTTCATCTAATTATTTTTTGCAAAATAGCCGATTTGATGTTGACTATCACATCTTTGCTGTTGAATGGGATGCAACTAAAATTGATTTTTTTGTTGATGGATTTTTATACAATCGCATCAATAAAAGTGATGTTCCAGGCGAATGGGTTTATGACCATGCTTTTTACATGATTTTAAATGTGGCTGTTGGCGGAAATTATCTTGGTAATCCAAATGCTGGAACCCCTTTCCCTCAAAAAATGATTATAGATTATGTAAGGGTTTATAGCGAACCAACCAACTAA